In a genomic window of Hippoglossus stenolepis isolate QCI-W04-F060 chromosome 17, HSTE1.2, whole genome shotgun sequence:
- the gmeb1 gene encoding glucocorticoid modulatory element-binding protein 1 isoform X1 — protein MMATTEEVAVSMGEVVMLKADEEGDPDDPNKTQVILQLQPIPTGDESAETDAAVMAVEAPPEQTDGDDVEIGCAITCGDCKAMLLLKKFVCPGINVKCVKYEDQLISPKQFVHISGKATLKDWKRAIRMGGVMLRKMMDSGQLDFYQHSTLCTNTCRSTKFDLLINNTRFPPDGTGLGMPTSSQAQVVLGNGGTVGEDRPEALCGKLDWSSLESVDKKESNEISEDTLNFWKGIADVGLLGEVVTNISTELLEMLNGVQQLRDLVALQDTDSCLVEVAVLSNLAQVFGLLDSVKKILERRRQQTDPIQDQVLSTLSNLEVQLEEQRKQQQVRALLSCPQPAKNKTPTKRQTKRPRLQRPASTTTLLASPINQQATLQPQQFTVLSPLSLSSMGQPFTMAGLPIATLAQSSKTVTLLPAGSQFFTRYMVTGDGKGDTITLHPSSGLTLVGTTSMQDSCQLGTMMSPVELVHLTQQSGSTEVVPIEGQMIDGTMLVQQEMMQGEVDTGQEHTVIEINPAPVEQAVGVMELQLTGEQGRDEASMVVPSGMEVTVAGEGVGTQCQIQQGQTEGIQGLQLDASGQLSNVQIVVIGGNTQVENQVK, from the exons ATGATGGCGACCACCGAGGAGGTCGCAGTGTCCATGGGGGAGGTGGTAATGCTAAAAGCTGACGAGGAGGGTGACCCCGACGACCCTAATAAGACTCAGGTCATCCTCCAGCTCCAACCGATCCCCACTGG AGATGAATCTGCGGAAACAGATGCAGCTGTCATGGCTGTTGAAGCACCTCCAG AACAAACAGATGGAGATGACGTGGAAATCGGCTGTGCCATAACCTGCGGCGACTGTAAAGCCATGCTGCTCTTGAAGAAATTTGTGTGTCCAGGAATCAACGTGAAATGCGTGAAG TATGAAGACCAGCTGATCAGCCCCAAGCAGTTTGTGCACATCTCTGGAAAGGCCACTCTGAAAGACTGGAAAAGAGCCATCAGGATGGGTGGAGTCATGCTCAG AAAAATGATGGATTCAGGTCAGCTGGACTTCTACCAGCACAGCACGCTGTGCACCAACACGTGCCGCAGCACCAAGTTTGACCTTCTCATCAACAACACACGGTTTCCTCCGGATGGCACTGGACTTGGCATGCCCACATCCTCTCAAG CTCAGGTGGTTCTGGGTAATGGCGGTACAGTGGGTGAGGACAGACCTGAAGCTCTATGTGGGAAGTTGGACTGGAGCTCACTGGAGTCTGTGGACAAGAAGGAATCCAACGAGATCTCGG AGGACACGCTGAACTTCTGGAAGGGTATTGCTGACGTGGGTTTGCTGGGTGAAGTGGTGACCAACATCAGCACTGAGCTGCTGGAGATGCTGAACGGCGTGCAGCAGCTCAGGGATCTGGTTGCCTTACAGGACACAG ATTCCTGTCTGGTAGAGGTGGCGGTGCTCAGTAACCTGGCCCAAGTGTTCGGCCTGCTCGACTCAGTTAAGAAGatcctggagaggaggaggcagcagacgGATCCCATCCAGGACCAGGTCCTCAGCACACTTAGCA ACCTGGAGGTGCAACTGGAGGaacagaggaagcagcagcaggtccgAGCTCTTCTCTCCTGCCCGCAGCCTGCCAAGAACAAAACTCCCACCAAGCGCCAGACCAAACGGCCTCGTCTGCAGAGGCCCGCCTCCACAACCACCCTCCTGGCGTCCCCCATTAACCAGCAGGCCACCCTGCAGCCCCAACAGTTCACCGttctctcacccctctctctgtcctctatGGGTCAGCCCTTCACCATGGCAGGCCTACCCATCGCCACCCTAGCCCAGTCCTCTAAAACAGTTACGCTGCTTCCTGCTGGCTCGCAGTTCTTCACCCGCTACATGGTTACCGGAGACGGAAAGGGAGACACCATCACCCTGCATCCATCCTCCGGCCTCACGCTGGTGGGTACCACCTCTATGCAGGACTCCTGCCAGCTGGGCACGATGATGAGCCCAGTAGAGCTGGTGCACCTGACCCAGCAGAGTGGCAGCACAGAGGTGGTGCCCATAGAAGGCCAGATGATTGACGGAACCATGCTGGTGCAGCAGGAGATGATGCAGGGGGAGGTGGACACAGGCCAGGAGCACACGGTCATCGAGATCAACCCAGCTCCAGTGGAGCAAGCGGTGGGTGTGATGGAGCTACAGCTGACTGGGGAGCAGGGCAGGGACGAGGCGTCCATGGTCGTCCCAAGTGGGATGGAGGTGACAGTGGctggggagggggtggggaCGCAGTGCCAAATACAGCAGGGGCAGACTGAGGGGATTCAAGGGCTGCAGCTGGATGCCAGCGGACAGTTGTCAAATGTACAGATAGTTGTGATTGGAGGAAACACTCAGGTAGAAAACCAGGTGAAATGA
- the gmeb1 gene encoding glucocorticoid modulatory element-binding protein 1 isoform X2: protein MMATTEEVAVSMGEVVMLKADEEGDPDDPNKTQVILQLQPIPTGDESAETDAAVMAVEAPPEQTDGDDVEIGCAITCGDCKAMLLLKKFVCPGINVKCVKYEDQLISPKQFVHISGKATLKDWKRAIRMGGVMLRKMMDSGQLDFYQHSTLCTNTCRSTKFDLLINNTRFPPDGTGLGMPTSSQAQVVLGNGGTVGEDRPEALCGKLDWSSLESVDKKESNEISEDTLNFWKGIADVGLLGEVVTNISTELLEMLNGVQQLRDLVALQDTEVAVLSNLAQVFGLLDSVKKILERRRQQTDPIQDQVLSTLSNLEVQLEEQRKQQQVRALLSCPQPAKNKTPTKRQTKRPRLQRPASTTTLLASPINQQATLQPQQFTVLSPLSLSSMGQPFTMAGLPIATLAQSSKTVTLLPAGSQFFTRYMVTGDGKGDTITLHPSSGLTLVGTTSMQDSCQLGTMMSPVELVHLTQQSGSTEVVPIEGQMIDGTMLVQQEMMQGEVDTGQEHTVIEINPAPVEQAVGVMELQLTGEQGRDEASMVVPSGMEVTVAGEGVGTQCQIQQGQTEGIQGLQLDASGQLSNVQIVVIGGNTQVENQVK from the exons ATGATGGCGACCACCGAGGAGGTCGCAGTGTCCATGGGGGAGGTGGTAATGCTAAAAGCTGACGAGGAGGGTGACCCCGACGACCCTAATAAGACTCAGGTCATCCTCCAGCTCCAACCGATCCCCACTGG AGATGAATCTGCGGAAACAGATGCAGCTGTCATGGCTGTTGAAGCACCTCCAG AACAAACAGATGGAGATGACGTGGAAATCGGCTGTGCCATAACCTGCGGCGACTGTAAAGCCATGCTGCTCTTGAAGAAATTTGTGTGTCCAGGAATCAACGTGAAATGCGTGAAG TATGAAGACCAGCTGATCAGCCCCAAGCAGTTTGTGCACATCTCTGGAAAGGCCACTCTGAAAGACTGGAAAAGAGCCATCAGGATGGGTGGAGTCATGCTCAG AAAAATGATGGATTCAGGTCAGCTGGACTTCTACCAGCACAGCACGCTGTGCACCAACACGTGCCGCAGCACCAAGTTTGACCTTCTCATCAACAACACACGGTTTCCTCCGGATGGCACTGGACTTGGCATGCCCACATCCTCTCAAG CTCAGGTGGTTCTGGGTAATGGCGGTACAGTGGGTGAGGACAGACCTGAAGCTCTATGTGGGAAGTTGGACTGGAGCTCACTGGAGTCTGTGGACAAGAAGGAATCCAACGAGATCTCGG AGGACACGCTGAACTTCTGGAAGGGTATTGCTGACGTGGGTTTGCTGGGTGAAGTGGTGACCAACATCAGCACTGAGCTGCTGGAGATGCTGAACGGCGTGCAGCAGCTCAGGGATCTGGTTGCCTTACAGGACACAG AGGTGGCGGTGCTCAGTAACCTGGCCCAAGTGTTCGGCCTGCTCGACTCAGTTAAGAAGatcctggagaggaggaggcagcagacgGATCCCATCCAGGACCAGGTCCTCAGCACACTTAGCA ACCTGGAGGTGCAACTGGAGGaacagaggaagcagcagcaggtccgAGCTCTTCTCTCCTGCCCGCAGCCTGCCAAGAACAAAACTCCCACCAAGCGCCAGACCAAACGGCCTCGTCTGCAGAGGCCCGCCTCCACAACCACCCTCCTGGCGTCCCCCATTAACCAGCAGGCCACCCTGCAGCCCCAACAGTTCACCGttctctcacccctctctctgtcctctatGGGTCAGCCCTTCACCATGGCAGGCCTACCCATCGCCACCCTAGCCCAGTCCTCTAAAACAGTTACGCTGCTTCCTGCTGGCTCGCAGTTCTTCACCCGCTACATGGTTACCGGAGACGGAAAGGGAGACACCATCACCCTGCATCCATCCTCCGGCCTCACGCTGGTGGGTACCACCTCTATGCAGGACTCCTGCCAGCTGGGCACGATGATGAGCCCAGTAGAGCTGGTGCACCTGACCCAGCAGAGTGGCAGCACAGAGGTGGTGCCCATAGAAGGCCAGATGATTGACGGAACCATGCTGGTGCAGCAGGAGATGATGCAGGGGGAGGTGGACACAGGCCAGGAGCACACGGTCATCGAGATCAACCCAGCTCCAGTGGAGCAAGCGGTGGGTGTGATGGAGCTACAGCTGACTGGGGAGCAGGGCAGGGACGAGGCGTCCATGGTCGTCCCAAGTGGGATGGAGGTGACAGTGGctggggagggggtggggaCGCAGTGCCAAATACAGCAGGGGCAGACTGAGGGGATTCAAGGGCTGCAGCTGGATGCCAGCGGACAGTTGTCAAATGTACAGATAGTTGTGATTGGAGGAAACACTCAGGTAGAAAACCAGGTGAAATGA
- the rab42a gene encoding ras-related protein Rab-42a, whose protein sequence is MDILWQYQFRIILLGDSTVGKSSLLKRFTDGIYSDVADPTVGVDFYARSMDIEPGVKIKLQLWDTAGQERFRSITTSYYRNSVGGLLVFDLTNRKTFDHVREWHKEVSEHILPHHMVYILIGHKSDLNKDRKVTRDEAENLAADLGIRYVETSAKCNINVDRAFELLTRDIYELMKMGEIVTRDGWDGVKSGLTAKVLYPADDEEERARVSAEKGCHC, encoded by the exons ATGGATATTTTGTGGCAATACCAGTTCCGAATCATCCTGCTCGGGGACTCCACCGTGGGGAAGTCGTCGCTGCTGAAGCGCTTCACGGACGGTATCTACAGCGATGTGGCGGACCCCACGGTCGGGGTAGATTTCTACGCCCGCTCGATGGACATCGAGCCCGGGGTGAAGataaagctgcagctctggGACACGGCTGGTCAGGAGCGGTTCAG GTCCATTACGACTTCATATTACCGCAACTCTGTGGGCGGGCTGCTAGTTTTCGATCTCACCAATCGCAAAACCTTTGACCATGTGAGGGAGTGGCACAAGGAGGTGAGTGAGCACATCCTACCTCACCACATGGTCTACATCCTCATCGGCCACAAGAGTGACCTCAACAAGGACCGCAAGGTGACCCGGGACGAGGCGGAGAATCTGGCGGCCGACCTGGGCATCCGCTACGTGGAGACCTCGGCCAAGTGCAACATTAACGTGGACCGGGCCTTTGAGCTGCTGACCAGAGACATCTACGAGCTGATGAAGATGGGTGAGATCGTCACCCGCGATGGATGGGATGGTGTGAAGAGCGGCCTCACTGCTAAGGTCCTCTACCCGGCCGATGACGAAGAGGAACGGGCCAGGGTGTCCGCTGAAAAGGGCTGCCACTGCTGA